In Sorghum bicolor cultivar BTx623 chromosome 8, Sorghum_bicolor_NCBIv3, whole genome shotgun sequence, one genomic interval encodes:
- the LOC110429650 gene encoding uncharacterized protein LOC110429650 isoform X2 produces MPPTMDSSESKDGIEAGVNSPSLPLRRRAQSPRRELGRVSPARRLTMSRGELNRKHDDASSSGGGAGAAPRGKGDETKVLGGFAGSKNDGEDLLTGRRCLAAKGFKNDGAEFLGTERIFLAAKGSRNDGAEAEAEEVLGAFAGSKMANTAAAAAAERIDGAGLGALAEKAAAAFFDATPAVPHAVTLTEKRRLPSPSMARASVSSATSHSNAPQSSKRGRTSRCSGYHRSIESKGLKVNELNDVAEVTENDSGVDLVRKGVETDQWTAQKAAKTNDTTNVTSKGLGASSGKSEAVTIPHTLCERATTELVETKKIYDVNSVQNWLLERESESDENYFMRIGTGDEKKVWQRTVRACPNVFGQKFSGRRLTSLKMATNNEDIRFLCQEMKTTGLTLDMREIDSPSMQVLSKITKFLCRNCLSRDEKADKIALEMLREAVKDITDVEAIGDIPGFIATVVLRSYFGNAESQRLALHILILLSRRHQNKLKIIRLGGFGSALWHVSQQHAMMGCRLMASLMDAEEGLMKFIKDEVSVEVVNLTVKTGNVTTWISGVIEGLRDFPLGETKFLEAVGSLPPEEVFVQQRLTWCLLDFVEQNEKYCLEDTLED; encoded by the exons ATGCCGCCGACAATGGACTCGTCGGAGTCGAAGGACGGGATTGAGGCAGGGGTGAATTCCCCGTCTCTCCCCTTGCGACGCCGCGCTCAGTCCCCGCGTCGTGAGCTCGGTCGAGTGTCGCCGGCGAGGAGGTTGACGATGTCTCGCGGCGAGCTGAACCGCAAGCACGATGACGCCTCTTCTTCCGGCGGAGGAGCGGGCGCTGCGCCGCGGGGGAAAGGAGACGAGACGAAGGTTCTCGGCGGCTTCGCCGGCTCCAAGAACGACGGGGAGGACCTTCTCACGGGGCGGAGGTGCTTGGCGGCGAAGGGCTTCAAGAACGACGGCGCGGAGTTTCTCGGCACGGAGCGGATTTTCTTGGCGGCGAAGGGCTCCAGGAACGAcggggcggaggcggaggcggaggaggtgctTGGCGCCTTCGCCGGCTCGAAGATGGCAAACACagcggccgcggcggccgcggAGAGAATCGATGGGGCGGGTCTTGGCGCCTTGGCCGAGAAGGCCGCGGCTGCCTTCTTCGACGCCACTCCGGCCGTCCCGCATGCTGTCACCCTAACCGAAAAG AGGAGGCTGCCCTCTCCTTCAATGGCGAGAGCGTCGGTGTCAAGTGCGACATCTCATTCTAATGCGCCCCAATCTTCTAAGCGTGGTAGAACTTCAAGGTGTTCCGGATACCACCGCTCTATTGAATCCAAG GGTCTGAAGGTAAACGAGCTGAACGATGTTGCTGAAGTGACAGAAAATGATTCGGGCGTTGATCTAGTACGGAAA GGCGTGGAAACAGACCAATGGACTGCACAGAAGGCAGCAAAGACCAAC GATACCACCAATGTTACTTCAAAGGGCTTGGGTGCAAGTTCTGGAAAATCTGAAGCTGTAACAATACCTCATACTTTATGCGAAAGAGCAACAACAGAGTTAGTTgagacaaaaaaaatatacgacGTAAACTCTGTTCAAAACTGGTTGCTCGAGAGGGAATCGGAATCAGATGAAAATTATTTCATG AGAATTGGTACTGGTGATGAGAAGAAAGTATGGCAAAGAACAGTCAGAGCTTGCCCAAATGTATTTGGTCAGAAATTTTCAGGAAGAAGATTGACTTCACTAAAGATGGCAACCAACAATGAGGACATCAGGTTTCTGTGTCAGGAGATGAAGACGACTGGATTAACATTGGACATGAGAGAAATTGATTCCCCAAGCATGCAGGTTCTTTCCAAGATTACAAAATTCCTTTGCAGGAATTGTTTGTCAAGAGATGAAAAAGCGGACAAAATAGCCCTAGAGATGCTTCGTGAAGCGGTAAAAGATATTACAGATGTTGAAGCAATAGGAGACATACCTGGCTTTATTGCCACTGTAGTGCTCAGAAGCTACTTTGGAAATGCAGAATCTCAGAGGTTAGCTCTTCACATCCTTATCCTATTGTCCAGGAGGCATCAGAATAAATTGAAGATTATACGGCTTGGTGGTTTTGGCTCTGCACTGTGGCATGTGTCACAGCAGCATGCCATGATGGGATGCCGGCTCATGGCTTCCCTCATGGATGCAGAAGAAGGTCTCATGAAATTCATTAAAGATGAGGTTTCAGTTGAAGTTGTGAACCTCACAGTGAAGACCGGTAATGTGACCACATGGATCAGTGGGGTTATTGAGGGATTAAGAGATTTCCCCCTCGGCGAGACAAAGTTTTTAGAAGCTGTGGGTAGTTTACCCCCCGAAGAAGTTTTTGTTCAGCAAAGACTGACTTGGTGCTTACTTGATTTCGTTGAGCAAAATGAGAAGTACTGTCTGGAAGATACCTTAGAAGATTAG
- the LOC110429650 gene encoding uncharacterized protein LOC110429650 isoform X1 gives MPPTMDSSESKDGIEAGVNSPSLPLRRRAQSPRRELGRVSPARRLTMSRGELNRKHDDASSSGGGAGAAPRGKGDETKVLGGFAGSKNDGEDLLTGRRCLAAKGFKNDGAEFLGTERIFLAAKGSRNDGAEAEAEEVLGAFAGSKMANTAAAAAAERIDGAGLGALAEKAAAAFFDATPAVPHAVTLTEKRRLPSPSMARASVSSATSHSNAPQSSKRGRTSRCSGYHRSIESKGLKVNELNDVAEVTENDSGVDLVRKQGVETDQWTAQKAAKTNDTTNVTSKGLGASSGKSEAVTIPHTLCERATTELVETKKIYDVNSVQNWLLERESESDENYFMRIGTGDEKKVWQRTVRACPNVFGQKFSGRRLTSLKMATNNEDIRFLCQEMKTTGLTLDMREIDSPSMQVLSKITKFLCRNCLSRDEKADKIALEMLREAVKDITDVEAIGDIPGFIATVVLRSYFGNAESQRLALHILILLSRRHQNKLKIIRLGGFGSALWHVSQQHAMMGCRLMASLMDAEEGLMKFIKDEVSVEVVNLTVKTGNVTTWISGVIEGLRDFPLGETKFLEAVGSLPPEEVFVQQRLTWCLLDFVEQNEKYCLEDTLED, from the exons ATGCCGCCGACAATGGACTCGTCGGAGTCGAAGGACGGGATTGAGGCAGGGGTGAATTCCCCGTCTCTCCCCTTGCGACGCCGCGCTCAGTCCCCGCGTCGTGAGCTCGGTCGAGTGTCGCCGGCGAGGAGGTTGACGATGTCTCGCGGCGAGCTGAACCGCAAGCACGATGACGCCTCTTCTTCCGGCGGAGGAGCGGGCGCTGCGCCGCGGGGGAAAGGAGACGAGACGAAGGTTCTCGGCGGCTTCGCCGGCTCCAAGAACGACGGGGAGGACCTTCTCACGGGGCGGAGGTGCTTGGCGGCGAAGGGCTTCAAGAACGACGGCGCGGAGTTTCTCGGCACGGAGCGGATTTTCTTGGCGGCGAAGGGCTCCAGGAACGAcggggcggaggcggaggcggaggaggtgctTGGCGCCTTCGCCGGCTCGAAGATGGCAAACACagcggccgcggcggccgcggAGAGAATCGATGGGGCGGGTCTTGGCGCCTTGGCCGAGAAGGCCGCGGCTGCCTTCTTCGACGCCACTCCGGCCGTCCCGCATGCTGTCACCCTAACCGAAAAG AGGAGGCTGCCCTCTCCTTCAATGGCGAGAGCGTCGGTGTCAAGTGCGACATCTCATTCTAATGCGCCCCAATCTTCTAAGCGTGGTAGAACTTCAAGGTGTTCCGGATACCACCGCTCTATTGAATCCAAG GGTCTGAAGGTAAACGAGCTGAACGATGTTGCTGAAGTGACAGAAAATGATTCGGGCGTTGATCTAGTACGGAAA CAGGGCGTGGAAACAGACCAATGGACTGCACAGAAGGCAGCAAAGACCAAC GATACCACCAATGTTACTTCAAAGGGCTTGGGTGCAAGTTCTGGAAAATCTGAAGCTGTAACAATACCTCATACTTTATGCGAAAGAGCAACAACAGAGTTAGTTgagacaaaaaaaatatacgacGTAAACTCTGTTCAAAACTGGTTGCTCGAGAGGGAATCGGAATCAGATGAAAATTATTTCATG AGAATTGGTACTGGTGATGAGAAGAAAGTATGGCAAAGAACAGTCAGAGCTTGCCCAAATGTATTTGGTCAGAAATTTTCAGGAAGAAGATTGACTTCACTAAAGATGGCAACCAACAATGAGGACATCAGGTTTCTGTGTCAGGAGATGAAGACGACTGGATTAACATTGGACATGAGAGAAATTGATTCCCCAAGCATGCAGGTTCTTTCCAAGATTACAAAATTCCTTTGCAGGAATTGTTTGTCAAGAGATGAAAAAGCGGACAAAATAGCCCTAGAGATGCTTCGTGAAGCGGTAAAAGATATTACAGATGTTGAAGCAATAGGAGACATACCTGGCTTTATTGCCACTGTAGTGCTCAGAAGCTACTTTGGAAATGCAGAATCTCAGAGGTTAGCTCTTCACATCCTTATCCTATTGTCCAGGAGGCATCAGAATAAATTGAAGATTATACGGCTTGGTGGTTTTGGCTCTGCACTGTGGCATGTGTCACAGCAGCATGCCATGATGGGATGCCGGCTCATGGCTTCCCTCATGGATGCAGAAGAAGGTCTCATGAAATTCATTAAAGATGAGGTTTCAGTTGAAGTTGTGAACCTCACAGTGAAGACCGGTAATGTGACCACATGGATCAGTGGGGTTATTGAGGGATTAAGAGATTTCCCCCTCGGCGAGACAAAGTTTTTAGAAGCTGTGGGTAGTTTACCCCCCGAAGAAGTTTTTGTTCAGCAAAGACTGACTTGGTGCTTACTTGATTTCGTTGAGCAAAATGAGAAGTACTGTCTGGAAGATACCTTAGAAGATTAG
- the LOC110429823 gene encoding uncharacterized protein LOC110429823, producing MRGSDPCPAAGMAKHRRGCGLPPPLSAIAGELRRARTRVQLVHHLRGSWSSTIGARRCECSGVAVPGAPSRSRGNYCGHIRAHDPACLTKRQRGGTRASNCIAQRPEQQQTKDQNLSF from the exons ATGCGCGGCTCTGACCCCTGCCCGGCGGCGGGCATGGCGAAGCACCGTCGTGGGTGTGGTCTACCTCCTCCCCTGAGCGCCATCGCGGGCGAGCTCCGTCGCGCGCGGACGCGAGTGCAGCTGGTCCACCACCTGCGGGGGAGCTGGTCCTCCACGATCGGCGCGCGCAGATGCGAGTGCAGCGGCGTCGCCGTGCCCGGTGCTCCCAGCCGCTCGCGAGGAAACTACTGCGGACACATCCGCGCTCATGACCCAG CATGTTTGACGAAACGCCAACGAGGAGGGACACGAGCTTCGAACTGCATCGCCCAGAGGCCGGAGCAGCAGCAGACCAAGGACCAAAATTTGAGTTTCTGA
- the LOC110429787 gene encoding putative RING-H2 finger protein ATL71, which translates to MLELEVAFGVVSVMVIVTVAFLLQTCARRAAPATMAAARATWADAGEEDTAVAVAVAVDVDVEAGLDEAALKALPKVVYGDNGEEEEEARKTPTTTTTTIATETTTCCAVCLGEYAAGDVLRVLPECAHAFHQMCVDRWLRLRPTCPVCRSPPVPRPSPAATTTATPLAAPTQL; encoded by the coding sequence ATGTTGGAGCTGGAGGTCGCCTTCGGCGTCGTCAGCGTCATGGTCATCGTCACCGTGGCCTTCCTGCTTCAGACGTGCGCCCGCAGAGCCGCGCCCGCGAcgatggcggcggcgcgcgctacCTGGGCCGACGCGGGGGAGGAGGACACCGCCGTGGctgtggccgtggccgtggacgtGGACGTCGAGGCGGGGCTCGACGAGGCCGCGCTGAAGGCGCTGCCCAAGGTGGTGTACGGCGAcaacggcgaggaggaggaggaggcgaggaAGACTCCGACGACGACCACCACCACGATCGCCACGGAGACGACGACGTGCTGCGCGGTGTGCCTGGGCGAGTACGCCGCCGGGGACGTGCTCCGCGTGCTGCCCGAGTGCGCGCACGCCTTCCACCAGATGTGCGTCGACCGGTGGCTGCGGCTGCGCCCGACGTGCCCCGTCtgccgctcgccgccggtgcCCAGGCCCAGCCCTgccgcgacgacgacggcgacgccgCTCGCTGCACCCACCCAGCTCTGA